ATTGAACAAAATGTATAACACTGTGTGTAGCGGTTGTTCCTCTGCATTGATATGTTGTTACATGtgctagtggtttttggatattttaatgcaaaaatattatatattgttccttcatataatattataaaatataatatctaatagagtgccccagggatgacgcgtttttgtaggccaacccggaagttagcagcgcacgggttccctcggttgaaagcctatgcatttttcccatagacttttggaaaatcgcagaaaataagctctgtgtttaacaaagggttatgacacttacacgttttgtctatcaagataatctttacaagttaacacaacatttatagattttgaagcctaaataaagtcgtcagatataaaaggctaacagtaggctataaacagactacagcacaccatggtcgcggatcaacgtcaccaccaccaatcttcctcaaactttacttaaaaaaaacaactttatttaaaaacatgctcgctgattatgatctgtgctgttataaATACcgatccactttttcatgagaaatgctgtccaaatgtcctgtttgtcatgatgacgtcatGATGAAGTCcctgccaaaggaagtagtcccttttagcaatttgttagcaaccgccgattttaagacacagtaaaaattttaaaaaaatcacaagtgggttataactggtgtgttttatgtcatagatcaaaacgtgaaagtatttagaggctttgttaaccacagaccttatttcaggcaatttagcaaaaacccattcaaaaaacccatagactttatggcgttggaaccggaagtcctaaaatgctaactcgcttccgggttttgcctacaaaattgcgtcatccctgaggcactctatttagtgcatatatttatggCTCATTTACTACATCAGCGACAGAAAATATTATATCACCATACAAGGGTATAAATCTGCCACTGCTCCGGTCTCACAGGGTGTTCCTCAAGGTTCAGTTCTGGGTCCActtctgtttatattttatatttctccaATTGGTGACATCATACGCATGCACGGACTTCAATTTCATTGCCATGCTGATGACATTCAAATCTACCTTACCACCAGCTCCGATAGGCTATCCCTGCCTGACTCACTTACTGCATGTATCAGGGATATCAAACATTGGATGTCCTTGAATTTTCTTAAactaaataacaacaaaactgaaatattgATGATTGGCTCTGCTACCTTAGTCAAAAAGATGGACCTTTCCTTTGAAATTGACGGGGTTCATGttaagtagggctgggcgatatatcgcatgagattgtcacgcgcatttcatcagtaaagccggttccctgattacggctaaatcgccatcacctgctttcaaatgtagcggcatttaatagacagaaccgtagaacactgacaagccacgcaatatcgcgttcatatcgcagatgaatcgccttcgataatgaacgcgacgcgacggctttactgacaaaatgcgcgtgacaatcgcatgcgacatatcgcccagccctaatgttAAGCCTTCTTCATCTGTCCGTAATCTTGGTGTCTTATTTGACTCAAGTCCATCTTTTGCCTCTCatatttcttcttcttttttccaTCTTCATAATATTGCACATCTTCGATCTTCTCTCACTCTAGCTGATGCTGAAATCCTAATTCATGCATTAACCACATCACGTCTGgattattgcaatgctctattTCTTGGTCTGCCTAAAAACTCATAGCAAGGTTACAGTATGTTCAAAACTCAGCAGCAAGAGTTCTCACCTCTACCAGGCGTTACATTACTCCTCTACTGCATGATCTGCACTGGCTACCTGTGGCATCACGtattcactttaaaatattacttcTAACATTTAAGGCATTAAATGGTCTTGCGCCTCTATATATGTCTGACCTACTCTACTCCTACTCTCCTGCCCGGTCCCTCAGATCATCTGAGCTTGGTCTTTTGTCCATCCCTCGTTTTTGGCTGTCCACTGTAGGTGGTAGGTCATTTTGTGTTAATGCTCCTAAATTATGGAATTTGCTCCCCCTTACACTTCATAATATATCATATTTGCTTACCTTCAAGACTCAgctaaaaacatatattttcaaTATGTATTTTGGATAATGTGGCTATATGTGGCCTTATGTGTTTGTATTGTGGATGTGTAAATATATTGTATAGCACTATGTGAAGCGACTTTGAGCTATGGAaaggcactatataaataaaacttcttatatatttagcaaaatgctcctctcttaagttttttttttctatcaagCTATGGTCAGTGATtggcttttttaaattaaacttaaCATTACGTGACTGATTACAAGCTGATTAATTGACATCTTTTtgcagttgaaacactgattacatgagacataatACATTTCTGTAAGTTCTATTATATCTgtcaacattccttctgatgttcattcatgatTATTTTGTGCAGTAACTAATacaaaagaggaagagatgatctgTTCAACTGCCACTTGACCTAAGGCCCTACAGTGATATGTCATGCCACATTGGTTGTGACTAAAAGattgattcttgggatttagGAATTAATATTAGTTCATCAAAATGAGAATAAATTAAATCGAAAAATCTATACTTTCAACCCAGCCCTATCAGAAATTATTTGATATgacaaaaaaagataattgGTCACTGAGGCTCACTTTCTTCTCCTGCTCCTCAGCTCGCTCCTTCTTGATCTTCTCCAGTTCAGCCAGCAGGGCGGCAGTGTCATCATCACTGTCAGAGCCGGAGTCAGAGTCATCTTCAtcctaaaacacacacatccTTTAAAATACAGTCAAAATCAATCCGTATGCCTAAGTATATATAAGAAAGTGTATGTACATCAGTGAGGGGATCATCAGCATCCAGGTTGGCAGCAGGAATCTGATCCAGACGTGGTCGTTTGGAGGAGGATGAAGACGACGACGACGAAGAAGTTGTGTGTTCTAAAGGAAACGGGAGAAAATCAAAGTCAATGAACACATCTTGACCTAACAAAGCGAAAAACAGTGACGTAAACACATGCTTCCTCACCTCTTGCTCCTCTATCACCTCTCTTAACAGCAACTCTCTCCCTCTCCTCCAGCTCACGTCTGAAATCACGTGCTCTCACCTCTTCTGGAGCATCCTGAGTGGGCTGCCTGCATATCAGGACACAAGCATATCAGGAAGCGAGATGAAACGGAAGTTATGAtggtcttttcttccctattgtggtATATATTCGAGTGGaatggcttctcaaacaagaaacaaAATTTTAAGACTTTTGTCctttgggaattgattggatcattgttGTCTGCAATTGCaatgatctcatgtgagtgacggGTTGTCCCACCCTTGTGCAGGTAAACACAACATCAGAGAAAAGATGTTGCAGAGTCAAGGCTTTCTCTGTCAATCATAACCTTCAGGTACTAAACAAATTCAGCCCTAATAATGGCTTCTTCTGCAAAAGAAATTCTGTAAACAGCAACTTCACCTGTATTTGATCTTGGTGTGTCCTGGCAGATCTCTGCTGGAGTACTGTTTGGACAAAGCGCTCAGATCACCCTCTCCTTTGCCGCGTCCTCCTCGTGCGGGCTCAAACGTTGGCCTTGCCGCTGTGGTCATCTTTGGTTACCTGAAACAAACAATTTATAACATCACCATAAGTGATATGACATCTTCAATCAAGTGTCTGATAAAGATTAGAGGTGTTCGACCTGCTATGGAGATTTTATACAAACACATGAAGTATGCTATTGATCAATTGCATTTGGACATAGATTAAACAATTGGACATTTGGacaatttttaaaagtaaaaaatagaCATCTAATTACTGACTATTCCTTTTGGCATGAGAATGTGTATGTAGAAACTAAAGCTAATGTATGTAACCtttaatttatgtaataatGCATTGATAAGTTACTTTTAGGATAATGGATAGATCATTTGTTTCAGTTACTTAACTATTAAATTCATTAGACAAAATTGAATGATTTAACCCAATTCCTAGACCTTTTAATTGAGTCCATCAAAATTCTAAAAACAAGGAACTTGGGaatattttctttgtttaatgAATATAACAGAACACACGTGTAACGCCTTTATATCGTTTGTAATTGACTGTTTCTATTGTTATGTGTTCTCaataaaaacatgctcgctttACGCTACTTGCGTTACATTATTTTACACTCACCTGCAGCAGGACGATATAAATCCCACGTATACTTCAAAAGTTATCAAATGGAACACACAAGTTAAACGTACTAATCCTGAACAACTAAATTAAAAAGCgagtttatattatttttttcgaGATTAGCCTCTCTGTTGTTGCTAATGACGGATATCCCATCAGCCACCGCGATTCACACGCAACAGTCACGTGTATGTGAGGGTTACGGTGGCCGCAGAGGGAACAACGTTGAAGCGAAGATGAGAAAATCAAatacacttaaaggattagttcacgttctgatgaaaatgtcctgacaatttactcacccccatgtcatccaagatgttcatgtctttctttcttcagtcgaaaagaaattaaggtttttgatgaaaacatttcaggattgttctccatatagtggacttcaatggagcgcAAATGGTTGAAGGCCAAAATTACGGTTTACAGctatcccagacgagaaataagtgtcttatctagagaaaccatcactcattttctaaaaaaaaaaataaaaaaaaattacgttttaaccataaatgctcatcttgaactagctctcttctccttctctatttgaattcaattgactaaattgtcatatacaatatgctagtgcaagtatataacaattagttcaaactttgacctgtggagggcagtaatacacttagcagaaCATTCCAcatgtctacactgctggaattcaaatagagaagaagaagaagagagctagttcaagataagcatttattgttaaaacttatattatttatttattttattttttaagaaaatgagcaatggtttctctagataagacccttattcctcacctgggatcgtgtagaacgttttgaagctgcactgaaactgtaattttgaccttcaaccatttgcgctccattgaagtccactatatggagaaaaatcctggaatgtttgcattaaaaaccttaatttcttttcgactgaagaaagagacatgaacatcttggaatGGATGACatatggggtgagtaaattatcaggaaatattaattagaaagtgaactaatcctttaatgataaCACAACGGATCGCTGTAAATCTGCAACATAGTTATAATAGTCATTTGTAAAAAGTTGTGTAAATACATAGAAAATACaactaaaatcatattttctCCGTAATTTCTTGTTGCGCAATGTTAAACGTGGACTTGTACTGACACCTAGCCGCGTGAATGTAACATCGCGGATGCCACTGTAAAATACGATGTTCACAGTCatctattattatttattccacaagcaaataaaaataatcttaccAAGATAAACAAATCATATTCGGTTGGTCATATGATCTTATTTTGTCTGCCATTATAAGGCGACACGCTATAtgtgcacatttaaaaaaaaaaaaaaaaaaaaaaaagtcagcatTTACTTTATCAGCAATATAGTTCAGGCTATTTTTTTAATTCGTTATTTTCTGAACCTGCTTTACAGAACAGGATCATCTAGCAGGTTTTGCTTCTCGCCCCAGGCTCTGATCGCTGTGGTAATGTTATGATAATCAGTGAAGTACAGGAATAAAAACTTGTTTTGTTGTCTCAACTGATTCTTTAACTAGAATTACAATACATTCTAAAACTATTGTGCCCtccaaataaaaactaaattgtaaacaaaactaaaatgaatGTAAAGAGTACACTTGGAATAGGaacttttaaaatgcaaaacgATAAATAACCTTGAAGACTTTCCACCACTTTTAATGCATTGATAAGGAGACACAGACAAACTGAGGTTTTTACTAGCTTTAATATTCCTGAAACTTctgttgcagaaaaaaaaagtacaaaagtgTCCGACAGTAAAAAGATGCGAATGCATGGGGGACATAAGAGAGCCTCACTCACTAAAACAGCAGTGTCTCATACAGGCCTGCAAAAGTCATCTATGAAATATCACTAATACGAAGCCAAACAAAACAGAGTAATCAATTAATATACAAAACCACACAGTTGACCAGGCAGTAAGACATGCAATAATACAGTCTTTCCAtgagtgagaaagagagagagcgaaaGAAGAGcgaaaggagagagagagagagagagagcgagagagagataaagagagagagagagagagagagagagatgaattGAGCATCTATAAAAACTGTTCAGCATATCAGACATTTCAATTCATAACATTTCCATATATTTGTTGACAGCTCTTTCTGCTTTGTCTGCTTTCAGAAGTTCTGAAAAGTTTTGCATATGAGATCTGAGGCTGGGATCAGCCAGGGCTCCTGAAATGGCTCTATACAGTTCTGTCTGTTTTGTAAATATGTGTGATTACTAAAACTGCTGAGAACagccaaagaaaacaaaacaaaaaattataataatttcagATATTTGCATATGTGACATCATCAgtataataaaacacaacacagagAGAACCTGTGAGCAATGGAGGGTGAAGCTTTCTCACAGTAATGACACATCTGGGAAAGGGGTCATTGTTATAGCGTGAGGTCATTGCTATGGTAACAGCAGTGAGCTACTGCTGCGGTCAAACTTCTTGCCTTTCGAGAGTGCAGCAACCTGTTTCAACAATTCTCTGTTCTTCGCCTGAGAGACAAACACAAACCCAACAGTTAGTGAATTTTagatacactgcaaaaaaaaaaaaaaaaaaacttattcagacaagatgcattaaattgattaaaatttagattcatttgtttcaaataaatgctgttcttttgaattttctattatttaaaaaaataaagtataatggtttacaaaaaaaatcattagcatcacaactgttttcaacattagtaataaatgtttcttgagcacatcagcatattagaatgatttctaaaggatcatgtgacactgaagacgggagtaatgatgctgaacgTTCAgttttgccattacaggaataaattatatattaaaatatattgaaatactaaaatagtcatttaaaatatttcacaatattactattttactgtacttttgatcaatgcaGATTTAGTGAGTATAAaggacttctttcaaaaacattaaaaacaaacctTGCCGACCCCAAACTTAAATGTGCAGTAAGTGGTATATGAACTaagctgttggacattgttgatatttgaaatcaacccaaacaaacccacccctctctttattgctccgcctccaaaactctcACTCCAATTCTAAGCACCCTGCTCTGAGTCTGTCTCGAACCGCTGCCCGATCGCTGCTGGAATGCGAGGCGAATGCACTACCAATGACGCAACacacctcattctctagcggccgtcaactctcactatctggccactgttacacttAATgtgagtggatgtctgtttatcacagctgaagtgcaacaaaatgcttcatgaaaaataaagcgcagttgatgaacgaacgacaaggaagcacaaaaaatgcaCACAAAGTACACACCCGTACATACAAAGTGTTCGTTGTTAGtcgcaaacagcacagcagctccagacaatccaaaaacccagtgttactcacatgagaAGCGGGATCTAAGcagttttcaggccttccctcttagctctctccagcgctggaaagcttttctaatataacctggtcctaaagcacttgcccaggcataaaccttcattccagtgatattcttttgagctcttttgtattgtgtcccatttctctttcgtttttttttttttcgtttttattattttcaaatctccctcttgctcgttctctctcctcgaccgtcATACGCCCCCTGATGCCGATTGGTTAGATGTTTGTTATTGGACTCGGCCCGATCAAAAAAAACTGACAGACACAATTTCCAaagttttaacaaaataataatggcTTATTTCAGTTACCACATAAATTTATTAATCAGCATGTGTGGTGATTTGAGTTTTGGAGAGTGTACGGCGTAAGTGACCTGTTGTTGCTCCATGGCCTCTTTGTGTGCTTTCTCCATGTTGTTCATCTTCACCCGCATATTTGACTCCTGATACTGAAAGTCTGCCTTCAGCTCTGTCAGCTGAAACAGTAAACAAAGTTAGGAAATGATCTTTGCAAAATATTTAAGAACAGAAGTCATTTTTCTACAGTGTTAGTTGTGTGCTGATATGGCAATAAACCAGTTTCCCTTGTGTTTTATAAGCAACAACCCATAGATTCTACAACAAACAAACGCACtataaatattctatttttggaaTTGAGCTGGAACTGAATTGGCAACAGTGCATAGGAAGTTCAGCTGGAATTTAGTGTATTGCAAATCAAATCTACATCAATACAATCTTTACATCTTCACTGACAGACTTCTAGTAGCAGCTCAAACACTCAGCATAATTATCACCTCCGGAAGCAAAAGGACTGTGATGTGGGCGGCTGACCACAGACAGCAGGATGGAGCTCAGAGAGAGACTAATAATAAGTTAATTAACACATTTAAGTGTCCATCAATCGCTATGTACTATTTTCTGTATCTCATTTCAGAGTTTGTtccataaatatatacaaaaagaGGACTGTTAGAGTCATTTGACTCTGATTTGGTCAGTCATACTGTAGCTTGAAAGAGCTACAACtacaacactgactcaatgtgAATGTTGTGCCAAAGTCAGGAAGTGGCATCACAGTTACCTTCCTGTCTTTCTCAAGGATGGTCTGGTCTCTCTGCTGGAGCATGCGCTTCAATGACATCACTTCCTCTTTTAGCTGGCTAATCAAGATGAAGTTGTCCGTGCCTCCAGAATCCATCGACTGAGTGATGGAACTACTGGAGGGggaaaagaaaaatagaaatgtttagCATTGAAAGAAAGAATGTGTCAGCCTGTCCACACAGTGAGAAGTATTTACCTGTCTCCATTGGATGGCTTTGTCTCTAGCTTGGGTTTTTTCTTTGGCGTTTCCTTCTGAATGCTACATCAGAGAAGTATTTTAGAGCCAATCCATCTCAACGTAATCTCACAGCATGGACAAAGAGACACTGACCattctaaatattaaactaCAGCCGAATAGAAACAGCATGTGAAGCAGCGTGTGCATGTAAAAGAGACATATCTCACCTCTGCTTCCACAGCCCCTGATCCTGCTCTGGACTTAAAGTACCACTTATTCTGTAACGCACACAGTGACAGCATTTTTGTAAGGATTTTCAATAAGCAAGTTTGTGTTCATGTGATTGGGTGCTCATTGGGTGCTTCGGTTGCTTGTATTTGTATTATATCATACGTGCTTACTTGTGATGTGAACTTGCGTGTCTGTGgtgctgatgatgatgatggtgtcTCTGATGTTCCTTCTCACTGAGGGAAGAAGAGTTGGAGTGGGAAGAGCCAAGGCCTTTCCGCTGCTCTTTCGTTTTTTGTAGAACACGACGATATGACAGTGTGCAAAGCCAACACAAGAGCTTCCCATCCACCTGCAGCAAGAGGTAATTGACATCTGCATCAAGTTTGCCcagtgttatttttgtattatttatataatattagaGTATTTactgatacattttaaatgtatccattaaagttttatattttcagttttcgtattaagtttta
This DNA window, taken from Megalobrama amblycephala isolate DHTTF-2021 linkage group LG4, ASM1881202v1, whole genome shotgun sequence, encodes the following:
- the cwc15 gene encoding protein CWC15 homolog encodes the protein MTTAARPTFEPARGGRGKGEGDLSALSKQYSSRDLPGHTKIKYRQPTQDAPEEVRARDFRRELEERERVAVKRGDRGAREHTTSSSSSSSSSSKRPRLDQIPAANLDADDPLTDDEDDSDSGSDSDDDTAALLAELEKIKKERAEEQEKKEREQKAEEERIRMENILSGNPLLNLAGQQQQQQQQQQQQQTQSQNAFSVKRRWDDDVVFKNCAKGVDESRKEKRFVNDTLRSEFHKKFMEKYVK
- the fam76b gene encoding protein FAM76B isoform X2; this encodes MATSALYACTKCNQRFPFEELSQGQQLCKECRIAHPIVKCTYCRSEFQQESKTNTICKKCAQNVKQFGTPKPCQYCNIIAAFIGTKCQRCTNSEKKYGPPQTCEQCKQQCAFDRKDEGRRKVDGKLLCWLCTLSYRRVLQKTKEQRKGLGSSHSNSSSLSEKEHQRHHHHHQHHRHASSHHKISGTLSPEQDQGLWKQSIQKETPKKKPKLETKPSNGDSSITQSMDSGGTDNFILISQLKEEVMSLKRMLQQRDQTILEKDRKLTELKADFQYQESNMRVKMNNMEKAHKEAMEQQQAKNRELLKQVAALSKGKKFDRSSSSLLLP
- the fam76b gene encoding protein FAM76B isoform X1; this encodes MATSALYACTKCNQRFPFEELSQGQQLCKECRIAHPIVKCTYCRSEFQQESKTNTICKKCAQNVKQFGTPKPCQYCNIIAAFIGTKCQRCTNSEKKYGPPQTCEQCKQQCAFDRKDEGRRKVDGKLLCWLCTLSYRRVLQKTKEQRKGLGSSHSNSSSLSEKEHQRHHHHHQHHRHASSHHKISGTLSPEQDQGLWKQSIQKETPKKKPKLETKPSNGDSSSITQSMDSGGTDNFILISQLKEEVMSLKRMLQQRDQTILEKDRKLTELKADFQYQESNMRVKMNNMEKAHKEAMEQQQAKNRELLKQVAALSKGKKFDRSSSSLLLP